From one Plantibacter flavus genomic stretch:
- a CDS encoding LacI family DNA-binding transcriptional regulator — protein MTDTTRRAPGRARRAPSMADVAAHAGVSSQTVSRVANGLTNVDDGTRDRVLEAMTELGYRPNKAARALRSGRTRSIGITMFTLSSYGNMRTLDAITVQAARAGYSVTVVPVEYPTQRDVAVALDSLREQDVDGLIIVIESHIVDGADVELPSGLPVVVIDSAARTDYPVVDNDQAQGAALATQHLLDLGHQGVWHIAGPRTSYSAARREQSWADTLREAGITPPPAFRGDWSTTSGYEIGLEIAERPEIAAVFASNDQMALGLLRALHERGRAVPESISVVGFDDTPESDSFWPPLTTVHQDFDEIGRRAITTLLREIEEGPQLSTEPLTPTSLVVRASTAPPPAH, from the coding sequence ATGACGGACACCACCCGGAGAGCGCCTGGCCGCGCCAGGCGAGCACCGTCGATGGCGGACGTCGCGGCGCACGCCGGCGTCTCCTCGCAGACCGTCTCCCGCGTCGCGAACGGCCTGACCAACGTCGACGACGGCACCCGCGACCGCGTGCTCGAGGCGATGACCGAGCTCGGCTACCGCCCGAACAAGGCCGCGCGAGCGTTGCGATCGGGGCGCACCCGCAGCATCGGGATCACGATGTTCACGCTCTCCTCCTACGGCAACATGCGCACGCTCGACGCGATCACGGTCCAGGCCGCACGGGCCGGCTACTCGGTCACGGTCGTCCCCGTCGAGTACCCCACGCAACGCGACGTCGCGGTCGCACTCGACAGCCTCCGCGAGCAGGACGTCGACGGACTCATCATCGTCATCGAGTCGCACATCGTCGACGGCGCCGACGTCGAACTCCCCTCCGGCCTGCCGGTCGTCGTGATCGACTCCGCGGCACGCACCGACTACCCGGTCGTCGACAACGACCAGGCGCAGGGCGCGGCGCTCGCCACCCAGCATCTGCTCGACCTCGGACACCAGGGCGTGTGGCACATCGCCGGCCCCCGCACCTCGTACTCGGCGGCTCGTCGCGAGCAGAGCTGGGCCGACACGCTGCGCGAGGCCGGCATCACGCCGCCGCCCGCGTTCCGTGGCGACTGGTCGACGACCTCGGGGTACGAGATCGGCCTCGAGATCGCCGAGCGCCCGGAGATCGCGGCCGTGTTCGCGTCGAACGACCAGATGGCGCTCGGACTCCTGCGCGCCCTGCACGAGCGCGGGCGTGCGGTCCCGGAGTCGATCAGCGTCGTCGGCTTCGACGACACCCCGGAGTCGGACTCGTTCTGGCCTCCGCTCACGACGGTGCATCAGGACTTCGACGAGATCGGACGCCGGGCGATCACCACCCTCCTCCGCGAGATCGAGGAGGGCCCGCAGCTCTCCACCGAGCCCCTCACGCCGACGTCCCTCGTCGTCCGCGCGAGCACGGCTCCCCCGCCCGCGCACTGA
- a CDS encoding glycoside hydrolase: protein MTLPSPVRRRTIGATVAVALGIAAIAPALATVEAAPAAAAESTPLTITPNPAYQNEAFEGWGTSLVWFANATGDYPADVRQDLFDKVFGEDGLNLNIARYNIGGGNASDVPPYLRAGGAVDGWWNPDLAASDADGPITSDYADRDRYAAAWDADDPASYDFDADETQRWWLTALKDKITKWEAFSNSPPYFMTESGYASGNFNAADEQLKPESVDDFVAYLTTVVDHLEADTGVDFDTIDPFNEPNTNYWGTQIDEATGWPKGGRQEGAHIGPAMQDTVIKALAERLAAEGTSTEAVIAAMDETNPGIFATNWNGWSQTAKDLVTQLNVHSYGQGGSVVARDIAKTAGKPLWMSEVEGNWDSSGKHNLTNIDNGIGMATHLIDDLRNLEPTAWVLWQPVEDLYNMEKVEKLNWGSVLIDFDCNAEGDSERRIADGDADPSCSVKTNAKYNTLRNFTHYVQPGDHLIPSTDAQTTTALRADGTGATLVHANPSTSARTITIDLSKFADIAPGATVTPIVTTESPADDVTANALVQGDAVSIDPVTKQATLTVPAKSVTTFLVDGATGVAADAAPFQDGHAYQLVGKQSAKAFTAATTTGTVPAGTITPRASDATTGAAQVWTAERLSGGGTNTDRYAVRSSSGALLSANSAGTSLVAATREQAAADPSLQWIPTTTDGSAWSLVNVGTSQALEVGGQSTTTGAAVGVYQSNNGANQTWNFVDTALTGVQPVTVQTVAGVPAALPTTVVPLYGAVQGAPVPVTWDTAAVDWNTPGTVVVNGSGTDGWGAAFAALATVDIGGFTTTEPVSLTVAAGSPASAVVAAAPTTVPAQIGASSNRFDTAVTWDFSTLDDADLADTGVVQVRGAAASNDPAAAPIDALLSIIVTAPGERNIAPDATTVASATSTESGYPASNTKNGVRNDKGWSNWRSSNKPASDTLSYELGGEHTIEHVTFYAYKDGSTNSWPSALTVQVRDADGAWVDAPGGAVAVPVPTDGTAPIVDVDLGGVTTSAVRVVMTAYANTHLVVSEVEIYALAPSVATEASLAALRVNGTPVEGFDAGVLEYEVPLAGSADPVVDAIPADRDATVTIEALEAAPAAAARAAADATDGVVITVTAADGATTQSTTITFARTAVATATLSSTAREGVPTTAAVVVDPEDAAVVYAWLLDDEVVDGADTATFTPPTGSAGAALAVRVTVAADGFAPVETTSTPVTVLAAAVDPGTDPGTDPGTNPGTGPGTGSGGGTAGGGDGTSSPSGGSAAGADSLSRTGVDVSGVGLVALLLGLVGFASVLLARRRRTAS from the coding sequence ATGACACTGCCGTCACCAGTCCGCCGACGAACGATCGGAGCGACCGTCGCCGTCGCCCTCGGCATCGCCGCGATCGCACCAGCACTCGCCACCGTGGAGGCCGCACCCGCGGCCGCCGCGGAGAGCACTCCCCTCACCATCACCCCCAACCCGGCCTACCAGAACGAGGCGTTCGAAGGCTGGGGAACGAGCCTCGTCTGGTTCGCCAACGCCACGGGCGACTACCCTGCGGACGTCCGCCAGGACCTCTTCGACAAGGTGTTCGGCGAGGACGGCCTCAACCTCAACATCGCGCGCTACAACATCGGTGGCGGCAACGCGAGCGACGTCCCGCCCTACCTGCGGGCCGGCGGCGCGGTCGACGGCTGGTGGAACCCGGACCTCGCAGCAAGCGACGCCGACGGCCCCATCACCTCCGACTACGCCGACCGCGACCGCTACGCCGCCGCCTGGGACGCCGACGACCCGGCCTCCTACGACTTCGACGCCGACGAGACCCAGCGCTGGTGGCTCACGGCACTCAAGGACAAGATCACCAAGTGGGAGGCGTTCAGCAACTCCCCGCCGTACTTCATGACCGAGAGCGGCTACGCGTCGGGCAACTTCAACGCCGCCGACGAGCAGCTGAAGCCGGAGAGCGTCGACGACTTCGTCGCCTACCTCACCACCGTCGTCGACCACCTCGAGGCCGACACCGGTGTCGACTTCGACACCATCGACCCCTTCAACGAGCCGAACACGAACTACTGGGGCACCCAGATCGACGAGGCCACCGGTTGGCCGAAGGGCGGACGCCAGGAGGGTGCACACATCGGCCCGGCCATGCAGGACACCGTCATCAAGGCCCTCGCCGAGCGCCTCGCGGCCGAGGGCACCTCGACCGAGGCCGTCATCGCGGCCATGGACGAGACGAACCCGGGCATCTTCGCGACGAACTGGAACGGCTGGTCGCAGACCGCCAAGGACCTCGTCACGCAGCTCAACGTCCACAGCTACGGCCAGGGCGGCAGCGTCGTCGCACGAGACATCGCGAAGACCGCCGGCAAGCCGCTGTGGATGAGCGAGGTCGAGGGCAACTGGGACTCCAGCGGCAAGCACAACCTCACGAACATCGACAACGGCATCGGTATGGCCACGCACCTCATCGACGACCTCCGCAACCTGGAGCCGACCGCGTGGGTGCTCTGGCAGCCCGTCGAGGACCTCTACAACATGGAGAAGGTCGAGAAGCTCAACTGGGGCAGCGTCCTCATCGACTTCGACTGCAACGCCGAGGGCGACTCCGAGCGACGTATCGCCGACGGCGACGCCGACCCGAGCTGCTCCGTGAAGACGAACGCGAAGTACAACACGCTCCGCAACTTCACCCACTACGTGCAGCCCGGTGACCACCTCATCCCCTCCACCGACGCGCAGACCACCACAGCGCTCCGTGCCGACGGCACCGGTGCGACCCTCGTGCACGCCAACCCGTCGACCTCGGCTCGGACGATCACGATCGACCTGTCGAAGTTCGCGGACATCGCTCCCGGCGCGACGGTCACGCCGATCGTGACGACGGAGTCCCCCGCGGACGACGTCACCGCCAACGCACTCGTGCAGGGCGACGCCGTGTCGATCGACCCGGTGACCAAGCAGGCGACACTCACCGTCCCGGCGAAGTCGGTCACCACCTTCCTCGTCGACGGTGCGACCGGTGTCGCAGCCGATGCGGCACCGTTCCAGGACGGGCACGCCTACCAGCTCGTCGGCAAGCAGAGCGCCAAGGCGTTCACCGCCGCAACCACGACCGGGACCGTCCCGGCCGGCACGATCACCCCGCGTGCCTCCGACGCCACGACCGGTGCGGCGCAGGTGTGGACCGCCGAGCGACTCTCGGGTGGCGGCACGAACACCGACCGCTACGCCGTCCGCAGCTCGTCCGGTGCACTCCTCTCCGCGAACTCCGCCGGCACCTCGCTCGTCGCTGCGACGCGGGAACAGGCTGCGGCCGACCCCTCGCTGCAGTGGATCCCGACGACGACCGACGGCTCCGCCTGGAGCCTCGTGAACGTCGGCACCAGCCAGGCCCTCGAGGTCGGCGGGCAGTCCACCACCACGGGCGCCGCCGTGGGCGTCTACCAGTCGAACAACGGCGCGAACCAGACCTGGAACTTCGTCGACACCGCCCTCACGGGTGTGCAGCCGGTCACCGTGCAGACCGTCGCCGGTGTTCCGGCGGCGCTGCCCACGACCGTGGTGCCGCTGTACGGCGCGGTCCAAGGCGCTCCGGTGCCCGTCACCTGGGACACCGCGGCCGTGGACTGGAACACGCCGGGCACGGTCGTCGTGAACGGTTCCGGCACCGACGGGTGGGGTGCGGCGTTCGCCGCGCTGGCCACCGTCGACATCGGCGGCTTCACCACCACCGAGCCGGTCTCCCTGACGGTCGCGGCAGGGTCTCCGGCGAGCGCCGTCGTCGCTGCGGCACCGACGACGGTCCCGGCACAGATCGGCGCGAGCAGCAACCGCTTCGACACGGCCGTCACGTGGGACTTCAGCACCCTCGACGACGCCGACCTCGCCGACACCGGTGTGGTGCAGGTGCGCGGCGCGGCTGCCTCGAACGACCCGGCCGCGGCACCGATCGATGCACTCCTGTCGATCATCGTCACGGCGCCCGGCGAGCGGAACATCGCGCCGGACGCCACGACCGTCGCGAGTGCGACGTCCACCGAGTCCGGCTACCCCGCGAGCAACACGAAGAACGGTGTGCGGAACGACAAGGGCTGGTCGAACTGGCGCTCGTCGAACAAGCCGGCGAGCGACACCCTGAGCTACGAGCTCGGCGGTGAGCACACGATCGAGCACGTCACCTTCTACGCCTACAAGGACGGGAGCACCAACAGCTGGCCGAGTGCGTTGACCGTGCAGGTCCGCGACGCCGACGGCGCGTGGGTCGACGCTCCGGGCGGTGCGGTCGCTGTGCCGGTCCCGACCGATGGGACGGCTCCGATCGTCGACGTCGACCTCGGTGGCGTCACGACGAGTGCCGTCCGTGTCGTGATGACGGCGTACGCGAACACCCACCTGGTCGTCTCGGAGGTCGAGATCTACGCGCTCGCACCGTCGGTAGCGACCGAGGCGAGCCTCGCCGCGCTGCGGGTGAACGGCACGCCGGTCGAGGGCTTCGATGCCGGCGTCCTCGAGTACGAGGTGCCGCTGGCAGGGTCCGCCGACCCGGTGGTCGACGCCATCCCGGCCGACCGCGACGCGACGGTCACGATCGAGGCACTCGAAGCGGCACCGGCGGCTGCTGCTCGCGCTGCGGCTGACGCGACCGACGGGGTCGTCATCACGGTGACGGCGGCTGACGGGGCGACCACGCAGTCGACGACCATCACCTTCGCCCGGACGGCGGTCGCGACCGCGACGCTGTCGAGCACGGCCCGCGAGGGCGTGCCGACGACCGCGGCAGTCGTCGTGGACCCGGAGGACGCGGCCGTCGTCTACGCGTGGCTGCTCGACGACGAGGTCGTGGACGGGGCCGACACGGCGACGTTCACGCCGCCCACCGGCAGCGCTGGTGCGGCACTCGCAGTGCGGGTCACGGTCGCGGCCGATGGCTTCGCGCCGGTCGAGACGACGTCCACGCCGGTGACGGTGCTCGCCGCCGCGGTGGACCCGGGGACCGATCCCGGAACCGACCCGGGGACGAACCCCGGGACCGGTCCTGGCACCGGCTCCGGTGGTGGCACGGCCGGTGGCGGTGACGGCACGAGCTCCCCCTCGGGTGGTTCGGCCGCCGGCGCCGACTCGCTGTCGCGCACGGGCGTGGACGTATCGGGCGTCGGGCTCGTCGCGCTGCTCCTCGGCCTCGTCGGCTTCGCCTCGGTGCTGCTCGCGCGTCGCCGTCGCACAGCCAGCTAG
- a CDS encoding heme-binding protein — MKSSRTARLGTIVAGLAVLGTLTACTGPASPTTATSASPVAEAAESRTVELPRLSADAALEAATAALDSCRASGVGFVTVSVVDRFGQVQAVVRGDGAAEHTLSASAEKGYTAAAFGANTSELTERLPEGGGATLRDLEGTLFLAGGVPIKVGTATIAGIGVGGAPDGMVDEGCAAAGAAVLAEDAAS; from the coding sequence ATGAAATCGTCACGCACCGCACGCCTCGGCACCATCGTCGCCGGACTAGCCGTCCTTGGAACCTTGACCGCCTGCACCGGCCCCGCCTCGCCGACGACCGCGACCTCGGCGTCGCCGGTGGCCGAGGCCGCGGAATCCCGGACCGTCGAGCTTCCGCGGCTGTCCGCCGACGCAGCATTGGAAGCTGCGACCGCCGCGCTGGACTCGTGTCGAGCGAGCGGGGTCGGGTTCGTCACCGTCTCCGTCGTCGACCGCTTCGGTCAAGTGCAGGCCGTGGTCCGCGGTGACGGCGCTGCGGAGCACACCCTCTCGGCGTCGGCCGAGAAGGGATACACGGCGGCGGCGTTCGGAGCCAACACCTCCGAGCTGACGGAGCGCCTGCCGGAGGGCGGCGGGGCGACGCTTCGCGACCTCGAGGGGACGCTGTTCCTGGCAGGCGGGGTGCCGATCAAGGTCGGTACGGCGACGATCGCGGGTATCGGCGTCGGTGGGGCCCCGGACGGCATGGTCGACGAGGGTTGTGCGGCGGCGGGCGCTGCGGTCCTGGCGGAGGACGCGGCGAGCTGA
- a CDS encoding sensor histidine kinase — translation MSDARTSVQPTPDSRPYRRAAALGATPLDVVLNLTFFALLVTSAVRYVMSHGVEAVNWTVAALTVATAAAYLLATRKTGVRHRILVVILLALWTLLVLIAPSFWWTAFSVYFLARRAFPTAWIAVGLAAVCARSLLVLTGGFDWTIVVGTAVVAALVSVVTSRIESDNRTQAALIRRLTEAQERLAATERQAGIAQERARVSSELHDSVTQGLASSLLIMEATAQTIDTSPATSRARLREAVELIRSTLGEARNLVHDLGSPRLDGISLASALGHLVAETPAAQLRIDGEPRPYPPEIAHAILRVCQSAVQNADHHAGASAIHVTLSCLADQVVVDIADDGVGFDASAVPEPSSTGGYGLRAMRQRIEQLGGRFTVESAPGDGTVIVAQLPTDAGSTC, via the coding sequence ATGTCAGACGCTCGAACATCAGTCCAACCGACCCCGGACTCCCGCCCGTACCGCCGAGCCGCAGCCCTCGGCGCGACGCCCCTCGACGTCGTGCTCAACCTCACCTTCTTCGCGCTGCTCGTGACCTCGGCCGTGCGATACGTCATGAGTCACGGGGTCGAGGCGGTGAACTGGACCGTCGCTGCGCTGACCGTCGCGACCGCGGCCGCCTACCTCCTCGCCACGCGGAAGACGGGCGTCCGACACCGGATCCTCGTCGTGATCCTGCTCGCACTGTGGACGCTGCTGGTGCTCATCGCCCCGAGCTTCTGGTGGACGGCGTTCTCGGTCTACTTCCTCGCACGCCGCGCCTTCCCGACCGCGTGGATCGCCGTCGGTCTCGCCGCGGTCTGCGCGCGCTCGCTCCTCGTCCTCACCGGCGGCTTCGACTGGACGATCGTGGTGGGGACAGCGGTGGTGGCTGCGCTCGTGAGCGTCGTCACCTCACGGATCGAGTCGGACAACCGGACACAGGCGGCGCTCATCCGTCGACTGACGGAAGCCCAGGAGCGACTCGCCGCGACCGAGCGACAAGCCGGGATCGCTCAGGAGCGAGCACGGGTGTCGAGCGAACTCCACGACTCCGTGACCCAGGGACTCGCGAGTTCGCTCCTCATCATGGAGGCCACCGCGCAGACGATCGACACGTCTCCGGCCACCAGCCGCGCCCGTCTGCGCGAGGCGGTCGAGCTGATCCGCTCGACGCTCGGCGAGGCGCGGAACCTGGTCCACGACCTCGGTTCACCCCGGCTCGACGGCATCAGTCTCGCATCCGCGCTCGGACATCTGGTCGCGGAGACCCCCGCCGCCCAGCTGCGCATAGACGGCGAGCCGAGGCCCTACCCGCCTGAGATCGCCCATGCGATCCTGCGCGTCTGTCAGAGTGCCGTGCAGAACGCCGATCACCATGCCGGCGCATCGGCGATCCACGTCACCCTCAGCTGTCTGGCCGACCAGGTCGTCGTCGACATCGCCGACGACGGGGTCGGATTCGATGCGTCGGCGGTCCCCGAACCGTCGAGCACCGGCGGCTACGGGCTGCGGGCGATGCGGCAGCGGATCGAGCAACTCGGCGGTCGGTTCACGGTGGAGAGTGCCCCCGGTGACGGCACCGTGATCGTCGCCCAGCTCCCGACCGATGCGGGGTCGACGTGCTGA